Proteins encoded by one window of Vigna radiata var. radiata cultivar VC1973A chromosome 5, Vradiata_ver6, whole genome shotgun sequence:
- the LOC106762238 gene encoding J domain-containing protein required for chloroplast accumulation response 1 isoform X2, with protein sequence METFYSSQRESILLGYNNHNNNSYENGNNSLIRRSSSSNLNLEVDFNDVFGGPPRRSSLNEARQSLTELNGWSEEEREKGWCRWPPEREKPVFGEDIGNRRRHANKNNDFFDDIFGGEESASVCSTPKRRVGDPFTFSRVSSPLPPAADPVAASLPLPFSLPAKLTNGVDLPTFGSPMRTNNINDGNAASNGLGLPDSYSSRFSIQRKELKKDLKPYRQSLLSQEFSNSSPSDKADKASIMKQDISISEVSPGASNGQFHFSIYKWASKGVPMVMSLRTERASKAKDKVKLERGSSTKEWVVSEITTQKSMPYNGSSVMNNGKDAYTTSTATENGADSNQTVEQIVSAKAQSRASCGPQTVTIDVPASSIPRDDDRAVESSTHSAGENGFSGKTETTRDTQKLESKPLQFLFKESDKKQDNNQMIRDKEENRMKSTKKLSAVFDVTVNPMKQEEKKVSVIDVGHDKATSQGSVILGENMGKGLVKGKVKEFARIFNQETAAKPKVDTKSRPQGSTHKQRDALRKKNKVERGPEQSKEENSTIETTNISADNLPHQEDISEPAIPDVSFSVIGDKDESFHGSFMIQVLAQDESEDLQNHEIQMIDKKIKQWSKGKEGNIRSLLSTLQHVLWTECGWKSVPLVDIIEGNAVKRSYQRALLCLHPDKLQQKGASSDQKYIAEKVFDILQEAWTQFNMLGAL encoded by the exons ATGGAGACATTTTATTCTTCTCAACGAGAGAGCATTCTTTTAGgttataataatcataataataatagttatgaGAATGGTAATAATTCCTTGATTCGGAGGTCGTCGTCCAGCAATTTGAACTTGGAGGTTGATTTCAACGATGTCTTTGGGGGGCCGCCGCGGAGGTCATCGTTAAACGAAGCGCGGCAGAGTCTGACCGAGTTGAACGGTTGGAGCGAAGAGGAAAGGGAAAAAGGTTGGTGTAGGTGGCCGCCGGAGCGGGAGAAACCGGTGTTTGGAGAGGATATTGGAAACCGGAGGCGTCACGCGAACAAGAACAATGACTTCTTCGATGACATATTCGGAGGTGAGGAGTCGGCGAGTGTGTGTTCTACGCCAAAGAGACGCGTTGGGGACCCTTTCACGTTCTCTCGAGTGTCCAGTCCTCTGCCTCCGGCGGCCGATCCCGTTGCTGCCTCTCTCCCTCTACCATTCAG CCTTCCGGCCAAATTGACAAATGGGGTGGATCTTCCAACATTTGGTTCCCCCATGAGGACCAACAACATCAACGATGGTAATGCCGCTTCAAATGGACTAGGCCTTCCAGATTCTTATTCATCCAGATTTTCAATCCAGCGAAAGGAGttgaaaaaggatttaaaaCCTTACCGACAAAGTCTTCTATCACAGGAGTTTTCAAACTCGAGCCCATCTGATAAAGCAGACAAAGCAAGCATCATGAAACAAGACATATCTATTAGCGAAGTTTCACCTGGTGCTAGTAATGGTCAATTCCATTTCTCAATATACAAATGGGCAAGTAAAGGTGTGCCAATGGTGATGTCTCTTAGGACAGAAAGAGCCTCAAAGGCTAAGGATAAGGTTAAACTTGAGAGAGGCTCAAGTACTAAAGAATGGGTTGTCAGTGAAATTACCACACAAAAGTCTATGCCATACAATGGTTCCTCTGTgatgaataatggaaaagatgcaTATACTACTTCCACAGCCACTGAAAATGGAGCAGATTCAAACCAGACTGTAGAACAAATAGTTTCCGCCAAGGCTCAATCACGTGCATCATGCGGCCCTCAAACGGTTACCATAGATGTTCCCGCCAGTTCTATCCCGCGTGACGACGATAGAGCAGTAGAATCAAGTACTCATTCTGCAGGTGAGAACGGCTTCTCCGGAAAAACTGAGACAACAAGGGATACTCAGAAGCTTGAGTCTAAACCTTTACAGTTTCTGTTCAAAGAAAGTGATAAGAAACAAG ATAATAATCAGATGATTAgggataaagaagaaaacaggATGAAAAGCACAAAAAAATTGTCTGCTGTTTTTGATGTTACTGTGAATCCCAtgaaacaagaagaaaagaaagtttcCGTGATAGATGTAGGACATGACAAAGCCACTTCTCAGGGTTCAGTAATCTTAGGTGAGAATATGGGGAAAGGCCTAGTTAAAGGAAAGGTCAAAGAATTCGCTCGAATTTTCAACCAAGAAACTGCTGCAAAACCAAAAGTTGACACCAAATCTCGACCTCAGGGTTCTACACACAAGCAGAGAGATgctttaaggaaaaaaaataaa GTAGAACGTGGTCCTGAACAATCCAAGGAGGAAAACTCTACCATAGAGACCACCAACATATCTGCTGACAATTTGCCTCATCAAGAGGATATATCAGAACCAG CAATTCCTGATGTATCATTTTCTGTTATTGGAGATAAAGACGAGTCCTTCCACGGGAGTTTCATG ATCCAAGTATTAGCCCAAGATGAGAGTGAGGACTTACAAAATCATGAAATCCAA ATGATTGACAAGAAGATAAAACAATGGTCTAAAGGGAAGGAAGGAAACATACGATCCCTGCTATCGACATTACAACAt GTACTTTGGACGGAGTGTGGATGGAAGTCTGTGCCTCTTGTTGATATAATTGAAGGGAACGCGGTTAAAAGATCTTATCAAAGAGCTTTACTCTGCCTGCATCCCGATAAGTTGCAGCAAAAGGGTGCTTCTTCAGACCAGAAATATATCGCAGAAAAagtttttgatattttacaG GAGGCATGGACTCAATTCAATATGCTTGGTGCACTCTAA
- the LOC106762238 gene encoding J domain-containing protein required for chloroplast accumulation response 1 isoform X1: METFYSSQRESILLGYNNHNNNSYENGNNSLIRRSSSSNLNLEVDFNDVFGGPPRRSSLNEARQSLTELNGWSEEEREKGWCRWPPEREKPVFGEDIGNRRRHANKNNDFFDDIFGGEESASVCSTPKRRVGDPFTFSRVSSPLPPAADPVAASLPLPFSLPAKLTNGVDLPTFGSPMRTNNINDGNAASNGLGLPDSYSSRFSIQRKELKKDLKPYRQSLLSQEFSNSSPSDKADKASIMKQDISISEVSPGASNGQFHFSIYKWASKGVPMVMSLRTERASKAKDKVKLERGSSTKEWVVSEITTQKSMPYNGSSVMNNGKDAYTTSTATENGADSNQTVEQIVSAKAQSRASCGPQTVTIDVPASSIPRDDDRAVESSTHSAGENGFSGKTETTRDTQKLESKPLQFLFKESDKKQDNNQMIRDKEENRMKSTKKLSAVFDVTVNPMKQEEKKVSVIDVGHDKATSQGSVILGENMGKGLVKGKVKEFARIFNQETAAKPKVDTKSRPQGSTHKQRDALRKKNKVERGPEQSKEENSTIETTNISADNLPHQEDISEPAAIPDVSFSVIGDKDESFHGSFMIQVLAQDESEDLQNHEIQMIDKKIKQWSKGKEGNIRSLLSTLQHVLWTECGWKSVPLVDIIEGNAVKRSYQRALLCLHPDKLQQKGASSDQKYIAEKVFDILQEAWTQFNMLGAL; the protein is encoded by the exons ATGGAGACATTTTATTCTTCTCAACGAGAGAGCATTCTTTTAGgttataataatcataataataatagttatgaGAATGGTAATAATTCCTTGATTCGGAGGTCGTCGTCCAGCAATTTGAACTTGGAGGTTGATTTCAACGATGTCTTTGGGGGGCCGCCGCGGAGGTCATCGTTAAACGAAGCGCGGCAGAGTCTGACCGAGTTGAACGGTTGGAGCGAAGAGGAAAGGGAAAAAGGTTGGTGTAGGTGGCCGCCGGAGCGGGAGAAACCGGTGTTTGGAGAGGATATTGGAAACCGGAGGCGTCACGCGAACAAGAACAATGACTTCTTCGATGACATATTCGGAGGTGAGGAGTCGGCGAGTGTGTGTTCTACGCCAAAGAGACGCGTTGGGGACCCTTTCACGTTCTCTCGAGTGTCCAGTCCTCTGCCTCCGGCGGCCGATCCCGTTGCTGCCTCTCTCCCTCTACCATTCAG CCTTCCGGCCAAATTGACAAATGGGGTGGATCTTCCAACATTTGGTTCCCCCATGAGGACCAACAACATCAACGATGGTAATGCCGCTTCAAATGGACTAGGCCTTCCAGATTCTTATTCATCCAGATTTTCAATCCAGCGAAAGGAGttgaaaaaggatttaaaaCCTTACCGACAAAGTCTTCTATCACAGGAGTTTTCAAACTCGAGCCCATCTGATAAAGCAGACAAAGCAAGCATCATGAAACAAGACATATCTATTAGCGAAGTTTCACCTGGTGCTAGTAATGGTCAATTCCATTTCTCAATATACAAATGGGCAAGTAAAGGTGTGCCAATGGTGATGTCTCTTAGGACAGAAAGAGCCTCAAAGGCTAAGGATAAGGTTAAACTTGAGAGAGGCTCAAGTACTAAAGAATGGGTTGTCAGTGAAATTACCACACAAAAGTCTATGCCATACAATGGTTCCTCTGTgatgaataatggaaaagatgcaTATACTACTTCCACAGCCACTGAAAATGGAGCAGATTCAAACCAGACTGTAGAACAAATAGTTTCCGCCAAGGCTCAATCACGTGCATCATGCGGCCCTCAAACGGTTACCATAGATGTTCCCGCCAGTTCTATCCCGCGTGACGACGATAGAGCAGTAGAATCAAGTACTCATTCTGCAGGTGAGAACGGCTTCTCCGGAAAAACTGAGACAACAAGGGATACTCAGAAGCTTGAGTCTAAACCTTTACAGTTTCTGTTCAAAGAAAGTGATAAGAAACAAG ATAATAATCAGATGATTAgggataaagaagaaaacaggATGAAAAGCACAAAAAAATTGTCTGCTGTTTTTGATGTTACTGTGAATCCCAtgaaacaagaagaaaagaaagtttcCGTGATAGATGTAGGACATGACAAAGCCACTTCTCAGGGTTCAGTAATCTTAGGTGAGAATATGGGGAAAGGCCTAGTTAAAGGAAAGGTCAAAGAATTCGCTCGAATTTTCAACCAAGAAACTGCTGCAAAACCAAAAGTTGACACCAAATCTCGACCTCAGGGTTCTACACACAAGCAGAGAGATgctttaaggaaaaaaaataaa GTAGAACGTGGTCCTGAACAATCCAAGGAGGAAAACTCTACCATAGAGACCACCAACATATCTGCTGACAATTTGCCTCATCAAGAGGATATATCAGAACCAG CAGCAATTCCTGATGTATCATTTTCTGTTATTGGAGATAAAGACGAGTCCTTCCACGGGAGTTTCATG ATCCAAGTATTAGCCCAAGATGAGAGTGAGGACTTACAAAATCATGAAATCCAA ATGATTGACAAGAAGATAAAACAATGGTCTAAAGGGAAGGAAGGAAACATACGATCCCTGCTATCGACATTACAACAt GTACTTTGGACGGAGTGTGGATGGAAGTCTGTGCCTCTTGTTGATATAATTGAAGGGAACGCGGTTAAAAGATCTTATCAAAGAGCTTTACTCTGCCTGCATCCCGATAAGTTGCAGCAAAAGGGTGCTTCTTCAGACCAGAAATATATCGCAGAAAAagtttttgatattttacaG GAGGCATGGACTCAATTCAATATGCTTGGTGCACTCTAA